A stretch of the Pan troglodytes isolate AG18354 chromosome 20, NHGRI_mPanTro3-v2.0_pri, whole genome shotgun sequence genome encodes the following:
- the CCDC105 gene encoding coiled-coil domain-containing protein 105 (The RefSeq protein has 1 substitution compared to this genomic sequence), which translates to MRVLAPPAERSQDTRVGAPAWREAAQAMARTAHILTDRCGQEAVTMWQPKDSVLDPNVAHHLGRAAYIQPWRFRVEMIKGGGTLEKPPPGEGVTLWKGKMKPPAWYARLPLPLHRKARALQTTEVVHAHARGARLTAARLGRAQHQINGRMRQLLRQREVTDHRLSEVRKGLLINQQSVKLRGYRPKSEKVPDKADSMLTWEKEELKSMKRKMERDMEKSEVLLKTLASCRDTLNFCFKERLQAVDLMNQPLDKVLEQARRHSWVNLSRAPTPRTQGQKTPPPDPVGTYNSACALALNEAKRLLVESKDTLVEMAKNEVDVREQQLQISDRVCASLAQKASETLELKERLNMTLGLMRGTILRCTKYNQELYTTHGLIKGPLSKVHLETAEKLDRPLVRMYQRHVGTQLPEAARLAQGTDKLQCHITYLEKNLDELLATHKNLTWGLNCKNIGHEVDGNVVRLRLRQRQPHVCYEQAQRLVKDWDPRTPPPRSKSSADP; encoded by the exons ATGCGCGTGTTGGCACCCCCGGCTGAGCGCAGCCAGGACACACGCGTTGGGGCCCCAGCATGGCGCGAGGCAGCTCAGGCCATGGCGAGGACCGCGCACATTCTGACCGATCGCTGCGGGCAGGAGGCGGTGACCATGTGGCAGCCCAAGGACAGCGTGCTGGACCCGAACGTGGCCCACCACCTCGGCCGCGCCGCCTACATCCAGCCCTGGCGCTTCCGCGTGGAGATGATCAAAGGCGGCGGCACCTTGGAGAAGCCGCCGCCAGGCGAGGGCGTCACGCTGTGGAAGGGCAAGATGAAGCCGCCCGCCTGGTACGCCCGCCTGCCGCTACCCTTGCACCGCAAAGCGCGCGCCCTGCAGACCACCGAGGTGGTGCACGCGCACGCGCGTGGAGCGCGCCTCACCGCCGCCCGCCTCGGCCGCGCGCAGCACCAGATTAACGGGCGGATGCGACAGCTGCTGCGCCAGCGCGAGGTCACCGACCACAGGCTCAGCGAAGTGCGCAAGGGTCTGCTTATTAACCAGCAGAGCGTCAAGCTGCGGGGCTACAGGCCCAAGTCTGAGAAG GTCCCTGACAAAGCTGACAGTATGCTTACATGGGAGAAAGAGGAGCTGAAAAGCATGAAGAGGAAAATGGAGAGAGATATGGAAAAATCAGAGGTCCTACTCAAG ACCCTGGCCTCCTGCCGAGACACTCTGAACTTCTGCTTCAAGGAGCGGCTCCAAGCCGTGGACCTCATGAACCAGCCTCTGGACAAGGTTCTGGAGCAGGCCAGACGCCACTCATGGGTGAACCTCTCCCGAGCCCCCACTCCACGCACACAGGGTCAGAAAACGCCTCCTCCAGACCCAGTGGGCACCTATAACCCAG CGTGCGCCTTGGCGCTAAACGAAGCCAAGCGGTTGTTGGTCGAGTCCAAGGACACCCTGGTGGAAATGGCAAAGAACGAGGTGGACGTCCGGGAGCAACAGCTGCAGATAAGCGACCGTGTGTGTGCCTCGCTGGCGCAGAAGGCGAGCGAGACCTTGGAGCTGAAG GAAAGATTAAATATGACGTTAGGACTGATGAGGGGAACTATCCTCCGGTGTACGAAATATAACCAAGAGTTGTACACCACCCACGGTCTCATCAAG GGTCCTCTGTCGAAAGTTCACCTGGAGACCGCAGAAAAGCTGGACAGACCCCTGGTTCGCATGTACCAGAGACACGTGGGCACCCAACTCCCGGAGGCTGCGCGCCTCGCACAG GGCACCGACAAGCTGCAGTGCCACATCACGTACCTGGAAAAGAACCTGGACGAGCTGCTCGCCACGCACAAGAACCTCACCTGGGGCCTCAACTGCAAGAACATCGGGCATGAGGTGGACGGCAACGTGGTGCGCCTGCGCCTGCGCCAGCGGCAACCGCACGTGTGCTATGAGCAGGCGCAGCGCCTGGTTAAGGACTGGGACCCGCGCACGCCGCCGCCGCGCAGCAAGAGCAGCGCGGACCCCTAG